The following proteins are encoded in a genomic region of Glycine max cultivar Williams 82 chromosome 18, Glycine_max_v4.0, whole genome shotgun sequence:
- the LOC100796161 gene encoding protein phosphatase 2C 37 gives MAGICCGVVGEGDTPAPLEPTPRPSRRRSLDILPLKYIADMPMPPPEALRKRPKLNLRDCDNAIENCDESTGHKVTKKESKVDYDDDVVSETKNVTVSEVEEESPKFGVTSVCGRRRDMEDSVSVRPCFTQGFHYFGVFDGHGCSHVATMCKERLHEIVNEEIESARENLEWKLTMENGFARMDDEVHRRSQSNQTFTCRCELQTPHCDAVGSTAVVAVVTPDKIVVSNCGDSRAVLCRNGVAIPLSSDHKPDRPDELLRVQSKGGRVIYWDGPRVLGVLAMSRAIGDNYLKPYVISEPEVMVTERTEEDECLILASDGLWDVVSNETACGVVRMCLKAQKPPGSPGSDVAADGSDRACSDASILLTKLALARHSSDNVSVVVVDLRRDQRQSSNYNDVN, from the exons ATGGCTGGAATTTGCTGTGGTGTTGTTGGAGAAGGTGACACTCCGGCTCCACTCGAGCCCACTCCTCGCCCCTCCAGGCGCCGGAGTTTGGACATCTTACCTTTAAAATATATCGCCGACATGCCCATGCCGCCGCCGGAGGCTTTACGGAAGCGTCCCAAGCTCAACCTCAGGGACTGCGATAACGCAATTGAAAATTGCGACGAATCCACTGGACACAAGGTGACGAAGAAGGAATCCAAAGTAGACTACGACGACGACGTCGTTTCGGAAACTAAGAACGTAACTGTTTCGGAAGTTGAAGAAGAATCTCCCAAGTTCGGCGTGACGTCCGTTTGCGGCAGGAGAAGAGACATGGAAGATTCCGTCTCGGTGCGGCCTTGCTTCACCCAAGGCTTCCACTACTTCGGCGTCTTCGACGGTCACGGTTGCTCTCAT GTTGCGACTATGTGTAAGGAGCGGCTACACGAGATCGTGAATGAAGAAATTGAAAGCGCGCGCGAGAATTTGGAGTGGAAACTGACGATGGAGAACGGATTCGCTCGCATGGACGACGAGGTTCATCGCCGGAGCCAGAGCAACCAGACCTTCACCTGCAGGTGTGAGCTCCAGACTCCTCACTGCGACGCCGTCGGATCCACCGCCGTCGTCGCCGTCGTCACGCCGGACAAAATCGTCGTCTCTAACTGCGGCGACTCCCGCGCCGTCCTCTGCCGCAACGGCGTCGCCATCCCTCTCTCCTCCGATCACAAG CCGGATCGACCCGACGAATTACTCCGAGTCCAATCCAAGGGAGGGCGCGTGATTTACTGGGACGGTCCGAGAGTGCTTGGTGTGTTAGCAATGTCTCGAGCCATAG GTGACAATTATCTGAAGCCGTACGTGATTTCAGAACCGGAGGTGATGGTGACGGAGCGGACGGAGGAGGACGAGTGTTTGATACTGGCGAGTGATGGGTTGTGGGATGTGGTATCGAATGAGACCGCATGTGGGGTGGTGAGGATGTGCCTCAAGGCGCAGAAGCCGCCGGGGTCTCCGGGGAGTGACGTGGCGGCTGACGGTTCCGACCGTGCTTGCTCCGATGCGTCGATTCTGTTGACCAAGTTGGCGCTGGCAAGGCATAGTTCGGATAATGTGAGCGTGGTGGTGGTTGATTTGAGGAGGGATCAACGACAATCATCAAACTACAACGACgttaattaa